From the Sebastes fasciatus isolate fSebFas1 chromosome 3, fSebFas1.pri, whole genome shotgun sequence genome, one window contains:
- the tmc8 gene encoding transmembrane channel-like protein 7 isoform X2, protein MEEHTTINFTRLLSEESSHSTVSSDSCEYYQTEIFDQLPSIQASRPEQDRRGSWEACEAHQSGPEAGERISHGHLSRGSKDKGSTQPLRNLVMCIQGKRDARDRRKMQIGNIVFWESWRRSQSINRKRVWAQVGGALSCLLPWQRTLHAIEGRFGVGVKAYFVFLRYLVYLNLLHCALIFGFILGPTIFFGRSNSSEPLKFGGNDTVLDFFLGSGYLDRSPVFYGFYTRGSLNLQCLNTPLLYLAGILTILFLSLILVVRRTMVGYKHTWMLGKRYSMNMCYKIFCGWDFTIQDPTAATLKHSFIRNDLKLFLEEQSFSLREAQRTLGQRVRLYLLRFVLNLLVLSLLGGAFYLIYFATKTSMSESGHHWLISLVLEYLPPITILFVNLLFPHIFRKISSFEDYSFTMQVNATLVRSIFLKLASLGIYLFFLFTTTKSQQHPSHCRENMFGREMYKLCIFNFLATFCSAFFLNYPRKWAVAGEVPLILAGPVVGETALSDPFQCVGSGVQSDSVLGGSLLLPSAASDRDCHTDGQLLHPKVHGPEVLCGRAEDVSSLQLLRFIPLHVAARPPHGCNHTGLQPLPPRRHTGQKHVLFFNSNFDLLAENLLSTCNSVHFQCTPIFASFVV, encoded by the exons AGGAGAGCAGTCATTCCACCGTGTCGTCGGACTCCTGTGAGTACTACCAGACAGAGATATTTGATCAGCTGCCCAGCATCCAGGCCAGTCGGCCCGAGCAGGACAGACGGGGTTCTTGGGAAGCCTGCGAGGCCCACCAGAGTGGCCCAGAAGCAGGAGAGAGGATCAGTCATGGACACCTGTCCAGAGGATCCAAAGACAAGGGATCAACACAGCCGCTCAGGAACCTGGTCATGTGTATTCAGGGGAAGAGAGACGCCAG GGACAGGAGGAAGATGCAAATCGGCAATATTGTTTTTTGGGAGTCCTGGAGGCGGAGCCAGAGCATCAACAGGAAGAGGGTTTGGGCGCAGGTGGGAGGAGCTCTATCATGCCTGTTGCCATGGCAGCGCACTCTCCACGCCATCGAAG GCAGGTTTGGAGTGGGCGTGAAGGCTTACTTTGTGTTCCTCAGATATCTGGTCTACTTGAACCTACTGCACTGTGCTCTTATCTTTGGTTTCATCCTGGGGCCTACAATATTTTTTGGCAGGAGCAACAGCAGTG AACCTTTGAAGTTTGGAGGCAATGACACCGTTTTGGATTTCTTCCTGGGATCG GGCTATCTGGACCGCTCTCCAGTCTTCTATGGTTTCTATACTCGTGGTTCCCTTAATTTGCAATGCTTGAATACACCTCTGCTGTACCTCGCTGGAATTCTCACCATCCTCTTCCTCAGTCTCATCCTGGTGGTCCGCAG AACGATGGTTGGCTACAAGCACACCTGGATGCTCGGGAAGCGTTACAGTATGAACATGTGCTACAAGATCTTTTGCGGTTGGGACTTCACCATCCAGGACCCCACTGCCGCTACTCTCAAACACAGCTTCATCAGAAACGATCTCAAG CTGTTCCTGGAGGAGCAGAGTTTCTCCCTGCGTGAGGCTCAGAGGACACTTGGACAGAGGGTGCGTCTCTACCTGCTCAGGTTCGTCCTCAACCTGCTCGTTCTGTCCCTGCTGGGTGGCGCCTTCTACCTCATCTACTTCGCCACCAAAACATCAATGTCCGAG AGTGGGCACCACTGGTTGATCAGCCTGGTCCTCGAGTACCTCCCTCCCATCACCATCCTCTTTGTCAACCTGCTCTTCCCTCATATTTTCCGCAAGATCTCATCTTTTGAAGACTACTCTTTCACCATGCAGGTCAATGCCACGCTTGTGAG GAGCATCTTCTTGAAGCTGGCCTCACTGGGGATCTACTTATTTTTCCTCTTCACAACGACAAAAAGTCAGCAA CATCCTTCTCACTGCAGGGAGAACATGTTTGGTAGAGAAATGTACAAGCTGTGCATCTTCAACTTCCTCGCCACTTTCTGCAGTGCATTTTTCTTGAACTACCCCAGGAAGTGG GCTGTTGCAGGAGAGGTGCCCCTCATCCTTGCTGGCCCGGTTGTGGGGGAAACAGCACTTTCTGATCCCTTTCAGTGTGTTGGATCTGGTGTACAGTCAGACAGTGTCCTGGGTGGGAGTCTACTACTGCCCTCTGCTGCCTCTGATAGGGACTGTCACACTGATGGTCAACTTCTACATCCAAAAG TTCACGGTCCTGAAGTGCTGTGTGGCAGAGCAGAGGATGTTTCGAGCCTCCAGCTCCTCCGTTTTATTCCACTTCATGTTGCTGCTCGGCCTCCTCATGGCTGCAACCACACTGGGCTTCAACCTCTACCACCAAGAAGACACACCGGACAAAAacatgtacttttttttaactctaatTTTGACTTACTTGCAGAGAACCTACTGTCCACATGTAACAGTGTTCATTTTCAATGCACCCCTATATTTGCTTCTTTcgttgtttaa
- the LOC141765411 gene encoding uncharacterized protein LOC141765411 translates to MNKLFNGLIFLLLCVVDFFSALASLFINISGSISLRPVLTGPDRAYLGSRVAFRCIAPDSSLPVTYELMGDGGVLIDIVADLEGDQPASFYLKVAATSEGSYHCQATTPGGSTGVSNTIKLTVVTPASNTRLTSEPFPPVAYEGSRIELSCNVSKGSHLSYTWFFNRKEVTSSTSPLLHLTGNKLVMEKVTPEHAGYYSCMAWSWVQGTRRFSSSFEVQVMVKVYVSKPRISFSISKEGASLRGNVTCWSTRGSPPVNISLSLDDKLVGSVTATESLAAWFPVTMVPGQDMVVARCRVITEVQEFMSEPVTLEVVPVGGDVKVEVEYLYSADSRLAAARLSCQLSRGTFPYVSWLLNDSVLPSETHVDSHTQPVLSHYALTDLRRTLVLAQLGPEQSGYYRCRVRDSYNDSGPWVESEAVLVRVAEVFFNTIEVLTIAFCCFLFLTLAVGVGCVCNMFDHKQANSHIATTNPDTLPLPAPTSQSGGKQEDTFTLTDCDVQNQTVEITVYGIYDFSMRMHFFHPQCFDPPFKTVKIPALYSVACHIWSIYIYNFSSRMFASLSVVILGVCYCSEASSQSVLGRPELFGPSEALVKSVVNFQCELKIYPENEPILLQLYKEGNRDKLLGEYSSLNGEVAIIPKSIKPEHEGSLECVAKAQNNSNIEPTVSNTHYLKVIEPVKGAEIDVSSGPVEFFEGKTLELGCKLTAGNYVSYKWMLNGRPVSQSPLHHAADDRLWINRTTSKDSGSYECVATNRFNKTVFNASSFVVITVKDVVSIPDISFTVLKEDSHNYSAVISCQSTKGTPPVTFSLYNRTELVANTTVGERNAMFKVPLILGQHLGWLQCQANNGDQIEYGQWIPLEVVPVGGPVMMHYDYDVGENYAVIGVRFYCKAAKGSLPRYRWFLNKTLLHERGSFYHVVNQPPEQSILLLSVGSSSAGTYHCEVSDRFDNTTAISSKRLYLDKEVLNRLPVLTVAVVFGCFTALVLLVSICCCVGAMFRQRQYGEKSVSSLEMEGMAAGYEDEDEDEDEDEDEDDMDLSEYNEDADVVKTARGVEFDQASEASVDEWPQIEKEKKTLEDEPVEGP, encoded by the exons ATGAATAAATTATTTAATGGATTAATATTCTTACTGCTATGTgttgttgactttttttcagctcTGGCGAGTTTGTTCATCAATATAA GTGGATCGATCTCTCTTCGCCCAGTGCTGACTGGTCCTGACAGGGCTTACCTCGGCTCCAGGGTGGCTTTCCGGTGTATTGCACCTGACTCCTCTCTGCCGGTCACCTACGAGCTGATGGGGGACGGCGGTGTCCTGATCGACATAGTCGCTGATCTCGAAGGGGACCAACCCGCCTCATTCTACCTGAAGGTTGCTGCAACATCGGAGGGGTCATACCACTGCCAGGCGACGACACCAGGAGGAAGCACAGGAGTCAGCAACACCATCAAGCTGACTGTAGTCA CTCCAGCATCAAACACCAGGTTGACCTCTGAACCCTTCCCCCCAGTCGCGTACGAGGGCTCACGCATCGAACTGAGCTGCAACGTCTCAAAGGGCTCCCACCTTTCCTACACCTGGTTTTTCAACAGGAAGGAAGTAACATCTTCAACCTCTCCCCTCCTTCACCTCACTGGGAACAAGCTGGTGATGGAGAAGGTGACTCCAGAGCATGCTGGGTACTATTCTTGTATGGCTTGGTCCTGGGTGCAGGGCACCAGGAGGTTTTCCAGCAGCTTTGAGGTCCAGGTGATGGTCAAAG TCTATGTTTCAAAACCAAGaatctctttctccatctcgAAAGAGGGAGCCAGTCTCCGTGGCAATGTGACCTGCTGGTCAACAAGAGGGAGTCCTCCGGTCAACATCTCTCTTTCACTAGATGACAAATTAGTGGGATCTGTCACAGCTACTGAATCCCTCGCTGCCTGGTTCCCCGTCACCATGGTACCCGGGCAGGACATGGTTGTGGCTCGATGTCGGGTGATTACTGAGGTGCAGGAGTTTATGAGTGAGCCTGTGACTCTGGAAGTGG TCCCAGTCGGAGGTGATGTGAAAGTGGAGGTTGAATATCTCTACAGCGCTGACTCCAGACTGGCCGCCGCCAGGCTGAGCTGTCAGCTCAGCAGAGGAACTTTCCCTTACGTCTCCTGGCTCTTGAACGACTCTGTCCTTCCCTCTGAGACACATGTGGACTCCCATACTCAGCCCGTCCTGTCTCACTACGCCCTAACTGACCTCAGACGAACCCTCGTTCTGGCCCAGCTCGGTCCAGAGCAGTCTGGGTATTACCGCTGCAGGGTCAGGGACAGCTACAATGACTCTGGGCCCTGGGTGGAGAGTGAAGCCGTGCTGGTCCGAGTCGCAG AGGTTTTCTTTAACACCATAGAGGTCCTGACCATAGCGTTCTGCTGCTTCCTTTTCCTGACGTTGGCAGTGGGTGTAGGCTGTGTGTGCAACATGTTTGACCACAAgcaag CTAATTCCCACATTGCTACAACAAA TCCTGATACACTTCCTCTGCCTGCACCCACGTCCCAGTCAGGAGGCAAACAGGAGGATACATTTACGTTGACAGACTGTGACGTTCAGAATCAG ACCGTAGAGATCACAGT GTACGGCATTTATGACTTTTCAA TGCGTATGCATTTTTTCCACCCACAGTGCTTCGACCCTCCATTCAAAACTGTCAAAATTCCTGCTTTATACAGCGTAGCGTGTCATATTtggagtatatatatatataatttttcttCAAGAATGTTTGCTTCCCTCTCTGTGGTCATACTGG GGGTGTGCTACTGTAGCGAGGCGAGCA GTCAGTCAGTTCTGGGGCGTCCAGAACTTTTTGGCCCTTCGGAAGCTTTGGTGAAATCTGTTGTAAATTTTCAGTGTGAACTGAAAATCTACCCAGAGAATGAACCTATCCTGCTGCAGTTATACAA GGAGGGTAACCGCGACAAGTTGTTGGGCGAGTACAGTTCCCTGAATGGTGAAGTTGCAATAATCCCCAAGTCCATCAAACCTGAACATGAGGGCAGTCTGGAGTGTGTGGCCAAGGCACAGAACAACTCCAACATAGAGCCCACTGTCAGCAACACACACTACCTGAAGGTTATTG AACCAGTGAAAGGTGCAGAGATTGATGTCAGTTCAGGTCCAGTGGAGTTCTTTGAGGGGAAGACACTGGAGCTAGGCTGTAAACTCACCGCTGGGAATTATGTGTCCTACAAGTGGATGCTGAATGGTCGGCCTGTCTCTCagtctcctctccaccatgCTGCAGATGACCGTCTCTGGATCAACAG AACTACTTCTAAAGACAGCGGCTCCTACGAGTGTGTCGCCACCAACCGCTTCAACAAAACCGTCTTCAACGCCAGCAGCTTTGTAGTAATCACAGTCAAAG ACGTAGTGTCAATCCCAGACATTTCCTTCACCGTGTTAAAGGAAGATTCCCACAACTATTCTGCCgtgatcagctgtcagtcaacaaAAGGGACTCCGCCTGTCACCTTTTCACTATACAACAGGACCGAATTGGTTGCCAATACGACGGTTGGAGAGAGAAATGCCATGTTTAAGGTTCCACTGATCTTGGGCCAGCACTTGGGATGGCTGCAGTGCCAGGCAAACAATGGAGACCAGATTGAATACGGTCAATGGATCCCCCTAGAAGTTG TCCCGGTTGGCGGGCCTGTGATGATGCATTACGACTATGACGTTGGAGAAAACTACGCTGTGATCGGCGTGAGGTTCTACTGCAAGGCAGCGAAGGGGTCTCTTCCACGGTACCGGTGGTTCCTCAACAAAACCCTCCTACACGAGCGAGGAAGCTTCTACCACGTGGTCAACCAGCCTCCAGAACAGTCTATACTCCTGCTTTCTGTAGGGAGCAGCAGCGCTGGAACGTACCACTGTGAAGTGTCAGACCGCTTTGACAACACCACCGCCATAAGCAGCAAGAGGCTGTATCTGGATAAAGAAG TGCTGAATCGTCTCCCCGTCTTGACGGTGGCAGTTGTCTTTGGATGCTTCA
- the tmc8 gene encoding transmembrane channel-like protein 7 isoform X1, whose product MEEHTTINFTRLLSEESSHSTVSSDSCEYYQTEIFDQLPSIQASRPEQDRRGSWEACEAHQSGPEAGERISHGHLSRGSKDKGSTQPLRNLVMCIQGKRDARDRRKMQIGNIVFWESWRRSQSINRKRVWAQVGGALSCLLPWQRTLHAIEGRFGVGVKAYFVFLRYLVYLNLLHCALIFGFILGPTIFFGRSNSSEPLKFGGNDTVLDFFLGSGYLDRSPVFYGFYTRGSLNLQCLNTPLLYLAGILTILFLSLILVVRRTMVGYKHTWMLGKRYSMNMCYKIFCGWDFTIQDPTAATLKHSFIRNDLKLFLEEQSFSLREAQRTLGQRVRLYLLRFVLNLLVLSLLGGAFYLIYFATKTSMSESGHHWLISLVLEYLPPITILFVNLLFPHIFRKISSFEDYSFTMQVNATLVRSIFLKLASLGIYLFFLFTTTKSQQHPSHCRENMFGREMYKLCIFNFLATFCSAFFLNYPRKLLQERCPSSLLARLWGKQHFLIPFSVLDLVYSQTVSWVGVYYCPLLPLIGTVTLMVNFYIQKFTVLKCCVAEQRMFRASSSSVLFHFMLLLGLLMAATTLGFNLYHQEDTPDKNILFPSCGPFGNGESVFNVTGVCVETLPGPAQKTLRYLASEAFALPLILAEIIILTSYVSRRRANQKAIERLKDMLILSSSDKRFLVKQHATLLRRPKTPLRVRSAAIQEETPLNDWNDWNDPPSTQAD is encoded by the exons AGGAGAGCAGTCATTCCACCGTGTCGTCGGACTCCTGTGAGTACTACCAGACAGAGATATTTGATCAGCTGCCCAGCATCCAGGCCAGTCGGCCCGAGCAGGACAGACGGGGTTCTTGGGAAGCCTGCGAGGCCCACCAGAGTGGCCCAGAAGCAGGAGAGAGGATCAGTCATGGACACCTGTCCAGAGGATCCAAAGACAAGGGATCAACACAGCCGCTCAGGAACCTGGTCATGTGTATTCAGGGGAAGAGAGACGCCAG GGACAGGAGGAAGATGCAAATCGGCAATATTGTTTTTTGGGAGTCCTGGAGGCGGAGCCAGAGCATCAACAGGAAGAGGGTTTGGGCGCAGGTGGGAGGAGCTCTATCATGCCTGTTGCCATGGCAGCGCACTCTCCACGCCATCGAAG GCAGGTTTGGAGTGGGCGTGAAGGCTTACTTTGTGTTCCTCAGATATCTGGTCTACTTGAACCTACTGCACTGTGCTCTTATCTTTGGTTTCATCCTGGGGCCTACAATATTTTTTGGCAGGAGCAACAGCAGTG AACCTTTGAAGTTTGGAGGCAATGACACCGTTTTGGATTTCTTCCTGGGATCG GGCTATCTGGACCGCTCTCCAGTCTTCTATGGTTTCTATACTCGTGGTTCCCTTAATTTGCAATGCTTGAATACACCTCTGCTGTACCTCGCTGGAATTCTCACCATCCTCTTCCTCAGTCTCATCCTGGTGGTCCGCAG AACGATGGTTGGCTACAAGCACACCTGGATGCTCGGGAAGCGTTACAGTATGAACATGTGCTACAAGATCTTTTGCGGTTGGGACTTCACCATCCAGGACCCCACTGCCGCTACTCTCAAACACAGCTTCATCAGAAACGATCTCAAG CTGTTCCTGGAGGAGCAGAGTTTCTCCCTGCGTGAGGCTCAGAGGACACTTGGACAGAGGGTGCGTCTCTACCTGCTCAGGTTCGTCCTCAACCTGCTCGTTCTGTCCCTGCTGGGTGGCGCCTTCTACCTCATCTACTTCGCCACCAAAACATCAATGTCCGAG AGTGGGCACCACTGGTTGATCAGCCTGGTCCTCGAGTACCTCCCTCCCATCACCATCCTCTTTGTCAACCTGCTCTTCCCTCATATTTTCCGCAAGATCTCATCTTTTGAAGACTACTCTTTCACCATGCAGGTCAATGCCACGCTTGTGAG GAGCATCTTCTTGAAGCTGGCCTCACTGGGGATCTACTTATTTTTCCTCTTCACAACGACAAAAAGTCAGCAA CATCCTTCTCACTGCAGGGAGAACATGTTTGGTAGAGAAATGTACAAGCTGTGCATCTTCAACTTCCTCGCCACTTTCTGCAGTGCATTTTTCTTGAACTACCCCAGGAA GCTGTTGCAGGAGAGGTGCCCCTCATCCTTGCTGGCCCGGTTGTGGGGGAAACAGCACTTTCTGATCCCTTTCAGTGTGTTGGATCTGGTGTACAGTCAGACAGTGTCCTGGGTGGGAGTCTACTACTGCCCTCTGCTGCCTCTGATAGGGACTGTCACACTGATGGTCAACTTCTACATCCAAAAG TTCACGGTCCTGAAGTGCTGTGTGGCAGAGCAGAGGATGTTTCGAGCCTCCAGCTCCTCCGTTTTATTCCACTTCATGTTGCTGCTCGGCCTCCTCATGGCTGCAACCACACTGGGCTTCAACCTCTACCACCAAGAAGACACACCGGACAAAAacat TTTGTTCCCCTCCTGTGGTCCATTTGGAAACGGAGAAAGTGTGTTTAATGTGacaggagtgtgtgtggagACTCTCCCAGGCCCGGCACAGAAAACTCTCCGCTACCTGGCCTCTGAGGCCTTCGCCCTGCCGCTCATACTAGCTGAGAT TATAATCTTAACCTCATATGTGTCACGGCGACGAGCCAATCAGAAGGCCATTGAGAGACTGAAAGACATGCTGATTTTG AGCAGTTCAGATAAGCGTTTCCTGGTGAAACAGCATGCCACGCTGCTCAGACGTCCGAAAACCCCCCTCAGAGTCCGTTCTGCAGCCATCCAAGAGGAAACCCCCCTCAACGACTGGAACGACTGGAACGACCCTCCCTCCACGCAGGCAGACTGA